A genomic segment from Polyangium mundeleinium encodes:
- a CDS encoding vWA domain-containing protein — protein sequence MSIRRLAPALLLVLAACAKSTPGPEAAAPAAPAPKTLAKTTPPPVDEPLAPPVVQSDAPPPVAVAPTPVPDEPLAPPVDTRSADPLVAKGSMWGDAGMDKKGSGGLGLSGIGEGGGGRGEGIGLGSIGVIGRGAGVGSGAGFGSGHGRLGGSHRGPAGVRVGPGGLGASAQSQGGVRTGEWDDNANYREYARWLGKERAPGAATIDLSARRFLVVRDSAGKPVPSCPIEVRDSAGTTLSLRTTANGRALLFPRTEGLKGPDLVATARCQGESVAKTTTVVPGDGVVDLVLSGTRVLPEAQTIDVAFVLDTTGSMSEEIHALRDTLEKVAGALSKMNVRPRVGLVEYRDRGDEYVTRMHQMTTDVTGLQARIATISAGGGGDTPEHVNEALRVAVRNLRFRPESLARLVFLIGDAPPHLDYAQDEGYAGAMKEASHAGVQVYSIAASGMDTLGQVVFRQIAQYTGGTHMFVLRGGAGPESVGGGDPRASCGGTHTDYTSGNLDALILGKVQGAIAARDADPMRIAGLNQDEKDRPCDQRIVMAR from the coding sequence ATGTCGATCCGCCGGCTCGCCCCCGCCCTCCTCCTCGTCCTCGCGGCTTGCGCCAAATCCACGCCCGGCCCCGAAGCCGCCGCGCCCGCGGCACCTGCGCCGAAGACCCTCGCCAAGACCACACCCCCGCCCGTCGACGAGCCTCTCGCGCCGCCCGTCGTCCAGAGCGACGCGCCTCCGCCCGTCGCCGTCGCGCCCACGCCCGTCCCCGACGAGCCCCTCGCGCCGCCCGTCGATACCCGTTCTGCCGACCCCCTCGTCGCGAAAGGGTCGATGTGGGGAGACGCCGGCATGGACAAGAAAGGGTCCGGCGGCCTGGGTTTGTCGGGGATCGGCGAGGGCGGCGGCGGGCGCGGGGAGGGCATTGGGCTCGGCTCGATCGGCGTGATTGGACGCGGGGCCGGCGTGGGCTCGGGCGCGGGCTTTGGATCGGGGCATGGCAGGCTCGGCGGCTCGCACCGCGGGCCGGCGGGTGTGCGCGTGGGGCCGGGTGGCCTCGGCGCGTCCGCGCAATCGCAGGGCGGCGTACGCACGGGGGAATGGGACGACAACGCGAACTACCGCGAATACGCCCGCTGGCTCGGCAAGGAGCGCGCCCCGGGCGCCGCGACGATCGACCTCTCCGCGCGCCGCTTCCTCGTCGTGCGCGACAGCGCGGGCAAACCCGTCCCGAGTTGCCCCATCGAGGTGCGTGATTCCGCGGGGACGACGCTCTCGCTCCGCACGACCGCGAATGGCCGCGCCCTCCTGTTTCCGCGCACCGAGGGCCTGAAAGGCCCGGACCTCGTGGCCACGGCGCGCTGCCAGGGCGAATCCGTCGCGAAGACGACCACCGTGGTTCCGGGCGACGGCGTCGTCGACCTCGTCCTTTCCGGCACCCGTGTCTTGCCCGAGGCGCAGACCATCGACGTCGCGTTCGTCCTCGACACGACGGGCTCGATGTCCGAGGAAATCCATGCGCTGCGCGACACGCTCGAAAAGGTGGCCGGCGCGCTCTCCAAGATGAACGTCCGCCCGCGCGTGGGCCTCGTCGAGTACCGCGACCGCGGCGACGAATACGTGACCCGCATGCACCAGATGACCACGGACGTCACCGGCCTCCAGGCCCGGATCGCCACGATCAGCGCGGGCGGCGGCGGCGACACGCCGGAGCACGTCAACGAGGCGCTCCGTGTCGCCGTGCGCAATCTCCGCTTCCGGCCCGAATCGCTGGCGCGCCTCGTCTTCTTGATCGGCGACGCGCCCCCGCACCTCGATTACGCGCAGGACGAGGGGTATGCCGGGGCGATGAAGGAAGCGAGCCACGCGGGCGTGCAGGTCTATTCGATCGCGGCCTCGGGCATGGATACCCTCGGGCAGGTGGTCTTCCGGCAGATCGCGCAATACACCGGCGGAACGCACATGTTCGTCCTGCGCGGCGGCGCGGGGCCGGAATCGGTGGGCGGCGGTGATCCGCGCGCGAGCTGCGGCGGCACGCACACGGATTACACGAGCGGAAACCTCGACGCGCTCATCCTGGGGAAGGTGCAGGGAGCGATCGCGGCGAGGGATGCCGATCCGATGCGGATCGCCGGGCTGAACCAGGACGAGAAGGACCGGCCTTGTGATCAGCGGATCGTGATGGCGCGGTGA
- a CDS encoding OPT family oligopeptide transporter produces the protein MSSLPADVTNEPHGEEPADVHGRVSDEAWYAQVYRPLEPQFTLRAVVFGCVIGSVLSAANLYTGFTIGITYGASITAALSGWLLFRLWRGVVSGPAFSVLENNTMQTAASAAAAMAGAGMVTAVPALMIVTKRRLSLLEITAWVVTAALLGVLFAIPLKRQMINRENLKFPSGIAAAQTTLALHGEGEGGAQKARALLWATGIGAMLALTRGGLGFVPDTVPFAFASLGGMGLARLTLGLDVSLMTLGSGALVGLRTTAWMAVGAALCWTGVVPWALGRGIVTPTPDALTLYGDAVGFTVWPGVVMLVVGGLVSFALKGGSIAASVRSLGAMGAKAPGEVVREDVEVPRRWFVGGLLAAVILAIVTQWLVLGMHPGTTLAAIVLAGALALVGTRTLGETDVNPIGPMAMVTQLLFAVLTGGHTQASLMAAGLTNAGANSCGDMMQDLKTGRLLGASPQKQLLAQLFGVVTGGFVTALIFAKAFPLELLGTKYPAPGVQMFKGAAELLTRGFAGLPPEAPLIMAVAAGVAVVCTIVSELGPKRLAPWVPSPLGIGLAFILPASTSFTLFVGAAVAAILAWKFPKKDELYTTATASGFVAGESVMGVAVAIWAAGRM, from the coding sequence ATGTCGAGCCTGCCCGCAGACGTCACGAACGAACCGCACGGCGAGGAGCCCGCGGACGTGCACGGGCGGGTCTCGGACGAAGCGTGGTATGCGCAGGTCTACCGGCCCCTCGAGCCGCAATTCACGCTGCGCGCCGTGGTGTTCGGGTGCGTGATCGGCTCGGTGCTGTCCGCCGCGAACCTCTACACGGGGTTCACGATCGGCATCACGTACGGCGCCTCGATCACCGCGGCGCTCTCGGGGTGGCTCCTGTTCCGGCTCTGGCGCGGGGTCGTGTCCGGGCCCGCGTTCTCGGTGCTGGAGAACAACACCATGCAGACGGCCGCCTCGGCCGCGGCCGCGATGGCCGGCGCCGGCATGGTGACGGCCGTGCCGGCGCTCATGATCGTGACGAAGCGGCGGCTCTCGCTGCTGGAGATCACGGCGTGGGTCGTCACCGCCGCTCTGCTCGGGGTGCTCTTCGCGATCCCGCTCAAGCGGCAGATGATCAACCGTGAGAACCTGAAGTTTCCCTCGGGGATCGCCGCAGCACAAACGACGCTCGCGCTGCACGGCGAGGGTGAAGGCGGGGCCCAGAAAGCACGCGCATTGCTCTGGGCGACCGGGATCGGCGCGATGCTCGCCCTCACGCGCGGGGGCCTCGGGTTCGTCCCGGATACGGTGCCGTTCGCGTTCGCGAGCCTCGGCGGAATGGGCTTGGCGCGGCTCACGCTGGGGCTCGACGTGTCGCTCATGACGCTCGGCTCGGGCGCGCTGGTCGGGCTGCGAACGACCGCGTGGATGGCCGTCGGCGCGGCGCTCTGCTGGACAGGTGTCGTCCCGTGGGCCCTCGGGCGCGGCATCGTGACGCCCACGCCGGATGCGCTGACGCTTTATGGCGACGCGGTGGGTTTCACCGTTTGGCCGGGCGTCGTGATGCTCGTGGTGGGCGGCCTCGTGTCGTTTGCGCTCAAAGGAGGGTCGATCGCCGCGTCGGTGCGGTCGCTCGGCGCCATGGGGGCGAAGGCGCCGGGCGAGGTGGTGCGCGAGGACGTGGAGGTGCCACGGCGCTGGTTCGTGGGGGGCCTCCTTGCGGCGGTGATCCTGGCGATCGTCACGCAATGGCTCGTCCTCGGCATGCACCCGGGCACGACGCTCGCGGCCATCGTGCTCGCGGGCGCGCTCGCGCTCGTGGGGACACGGACGCTGGGCGAGACGGACGTGAATCCGATCGGCCCGATGGCCATGGTGACGCAGCTCCTCTTTGCCGTGCTCACGGGCGGCCATACGCAGGCCAGCCTGATGGCGGCGGGGCTGACGAACGCGGGGGCCAATAGCTGCGGCGACATGATGCAGGATCTGAAGACGGGCCGGCTCCTCGGCGCGTCGCCGCAAAAGCAGCTCCTCGCGCAGCTCTTCGGGGTCGTGACGGGCGGGTTCGTCACGGCGCTGATCTTCGCCAAGGCCTTCCCGCTGGAGCTGCTCGGCACGAAATACCCCGCCCCGGGCGTGCAGATGTTCAAAGGCGCGGCCGAGCTCTTGACGCGAGGCTTCGCCGGCCTGCCGCCCGAGGCGCCCCTGATCATGGCCGTGGCGGCGGGCGTCGCCGTGGTGTGCACGATCGTGAGCGAGCTCGGGCCGAAGCGCCTCGCCCCTTGGGTGCCGTCGCCCCTCGGAATCGGGCTCGCGTTCATCCTGCCGGCGTCGACGAGTTTTACGCTTTTCGTGGGGGCCGCGGTCGCCGCGATCCTGGCCTGGAAGTTCCCCAAAAAGGACGAGCTGTACACGACGGCGACGGCCTCGGGCTTCGTCGCCGGCGAGAGCGTGATGGGCGTGGCGGTGGCGATCTGGGCGGCGGGGCGAATGTGA
- a CDS encoding SMP-30/gluconolactonase/LRE family protein — protein sequence MLKRALSLGLITTTFLLAACSDGGSNTSGSGAGGSGAAGGTGGTGGTGGMGGIGGTGGAGGTGGDGGMGGAGGGGGVVEVDPLVGIGTVEQVQGNFMFTEGPQWNPATKTLLFTDIPANRIYEHTPGGAIDVFREPSANTNGLALDQNGLLIACEHSGRRVSRTLANGTLASIADTYDGKKLNSPNDVIVHSNGTVYFTDPPYGLPDPGQSELGFFGVFRVTPGGEVTLVADDMQRPNGIALSPDEKTLYVADTATSELRAWPVNADGSLGAGSKLVNTSQGPDGMAVDEKGNLFVTTSAGVEVYSPAGKLYGAIGVPQQPANCAFGGEDKKTLYITARTGLYRVTLQGAGLY from the coding sequence ATGCTGAAACGCGCGCTTTCTTTGGGTTTGATCACCACCACCTTCCTCCTCGCCGCTTGCAGCGACGGAGGCTCGAACACGAGCGGCTCCGGCGCCGGCGGCAGCGGCGCCGCGGGCGGCACCGGGGGCACCGGGGGCACCGGGGGCATGGGCGGCATCGGGGGCACGGGCGGCGCCGGTGGCACGGGCGGCGACGGCGGCATGGGCGGCGCTGGCGGCGGCGGCGGCGTGGTCGAGGTCGATCCGCTCGTCGGCATCGGGACCGTCGAGCAGGTCCAGGGCAATTTCATGTTCACGGAGGGGCCGCAATGGAACCCCGCCACGAAGACGCTCCTCTTCACCGACATCCCCGCGAATCGCATCTACGAGCACACGCCGGGCGGAGCGATCGACGTCTTCCGTGAGCCCAGCGCCAACACGAATGGCCTCGCCCTCGATCAAAACGGCCTTCTCATCGCCTGCGAGCACAGCGGCCGGCGCGTCTCGCGCACGCTCGCGAACGGCACGCTCGCGAGCATTGCCGATACATACGACGGCAAGAAGCTGAACAGCCCGAACGACGTCATCGTGCATTCGAACGGAACGGTGTATTTCACCGACCCGCCCTACGGCCTTCCGGATCCCGGCCAGAGCGAGCTCGGCTTCTTTGGCGTCTTCCGCGTCACGCCCGGCGGCGAGGTCACGCTCGTCGCCGACGACATGCAGCGGCCGAACGGCATTGCGCTTTCGCCGGACGAGAAGACGCTTTACGTCGCCGACACCGCCACCAGCGAGCTGCGCGCCTGGCCGGTGAACGCCGACGGCTCGCTCGGGGCCGGGAGCAAGCTCGTCAATACGAGCCAAGGCCCCGACGGAATGGCCGTGGACGAGAAGGGCAACCTCTTCGTCACCACGTCGGCCGGCGTCGAGGTGTACAGCCCCGCGGGCAAGCTCTACGGCGCCATTGGGGTCCCCCAGCAGCCCGCGAACTGCGCGTTCGGCGGCGAGGACAAGAAGACGCTCTACATCACGGCGCGGACCGGCCTTTACCGCGTGACGCTCCAGGGCGCCGGCCTCTACTGA
- a CDS encoding eCIS core domain-containing protein, translating into MADEVMRMAEPASIGAAPERVQRKCASCEEEEKATIQAKHEPSANTEGSLDVGAALRGAGRGGAPLPRDLRSFFEPRFGYDFNRVRIHTDSQAASAARAVKARAYTVGRNIVFGEGEYAPATADGKRLMAHELTHVVQQRGLGEHQIQRQTTPAPNNNDQCKDLLRKIWEVITALKALWQGIVDDVYNLQFNNWSKSNPLIIDGHNIGSVEGHQEKFRNLQRRLKNLLDAWKDDDCNDTPFRVPKEAWEWVKEPIPNPTPKPAPKPKPWTAPGSAKLGAAAAGGLIGAGVGAVLGAGAGAILGGGGGTLVAPGFGTFGGGAAGGVAGAKAGAWAGAAVGTTLGAVIGWLISE; encoded by the coding sequence GTGGCCGATGAGGTGATGCGCATGGCTGAACCGGCGTCCATCGGCGCAGCGCCGGAAAGGGTGCAGCGCAAATGTGCGTCGTGCGAAGAGGAGGAGAAGGCGACGATCCAGGCCAAGCACGAGCCTTCGGCGAATACCGAAGGCTCGCTGGACGTCGGAGCTGCTCTGCGAGGCGCAGGACGGGGGGGCGCGCCGCTTCCCCGCGACCTCCGTTCCTTCTTCGAGCCGCGCTTCGGGTACGATTTCAATCGGGTTCGAATTCATACCGACAGCCAAGCCGCGAGTGCCGCGCGCGCGGTGAAGGCACGGGCATATACCGTCGGGCGCAATATCGTGTTCGGCGAGGGCGAATATGCACCGGCAACGGCCGATGGGAAGCGGCTCATGGCCCACGAGCTCACGCACGTGGTACAGCAGCGCGGCCTCGGCGAACACCAGATTCAGCGACAGACGACGCCCGCACCGAACAACAATGATCAGTGCAAGGACCTGCTCAGGAAGATCTGGGAGGTGATCACGGCGCTGAAGGCGCTTTGGCAGGGGATCGTCGATGACGTGTACAACCTCCAGTTCAACAACTGGTCCAAGAGCAACCCGTTGATCATCGATGGACACAACATCGGATCGGTCGAGGGGCATCAAGAGAAATTCAGGAACCTCCAGCGCCGGCTCAAGAACCTGCTCGATGCATGGAAAGACGATGATTGCAACGACACGCCTTTCCGCGTGCCGAAGGAGGCCTGGGAATGGGTGAAAGAGCCGATCCCCAACCCCACGCCGAAGCCGGCGCCGAAGCCGAAGCCGTGGACGGCGCCGGGAAGCGCGAAGCTCGGCGCAGCAGCGGCGGGCGGGCTGATCGGTGCGGGGGTCGGGGCGGTCCTCGGCGCTGGTGCCGGTGCCATTTTGGGAGGTGGCGGCGGCACGCTGGTAGCCCCAGGATTCGGTACGTTCGGCGGAGGCGCGGCGGGCGGAGTCGCCGGGGCGAAGGCGGGCGCCTGGGCGGGCGCAGCGGTGGGGACGACCCTGGGAGCCGTGATTGGCTGGTTGATCAGCGAATAG
- a CDS encoding class I SAM-dependent methyltransferase: protein MANPHTPEGLDVGALNDRLAREHPIDAYYERSILPIRLIEKGRLSIIRRFAGPADGLDLAEIGSGGGHVLRMFPRARITAIDVSEVFLDTARKNLAGYDARFLKGEVDKMDLPPRSFDRIICTEVLEHCVDPQAILGAIARLLRPEGAAVITIPNDPLILGLKGFVRRTPVGWALRDRIEWGGDRYHLHTWTPGEFGRLLEGFFRVTHRASSPSDLLPIRACFRCVLP from the coding sequence ATGGCGAATCCGCACACGCCCGAGGGGCTCGATGTCGGGGCGTTGAACGACAGGCTCGCCCGCGAGCACCCGATCGACGCCTATTACGAGCGCTCGATCCTGCCGATCCGGCTCATCGAAAAGGGCCGCCTTTCCATCATTCGTCGCTTCGCCGGTCCCGCGGACGGCCTCGACCTCGCCGAGATCGGCTCCGGCGGCGGCCACGTCCTGCGCATGTTCCCGCGCGCTCGCATCACGGCGATCGACGTCTCCGAGGTCTTCCTCGACACGGCCCGGAAAAACCTCGCCGGCTACGACGCGCGATTCTTGAAGGGCGAGGTCGACAAGATGGACCTGCCGCCGCGCTCCTTCGACCGCATCATCTGCACCGAGGTCCTCGAGCATTGCGTCGACCCGCAGGCGATCCTCGGGGCGATCGCGCGGCTCTTGCGGCCCGAGGGCGCGGCGGTGATCACGATCCCGAACGACCCGCTCATCCTCGGCTTGAAGGGCTTTGTCCGGCGCACGCCCGTCGGCTGGGCGCTACGTGATCGGATCGAATGGGGCGGCGACCGGTACCACCTGCATACGTGGACCCCCGGCGAATTCGGCCGCCTGCTCGAAGGGTTTTTCCGGGTCACCCACCGCGCTTCGTCGCCGTCCGATCTGCTCCCGATCCGGGCGTGTTTTCGGTGCGTGCTTCCGTGA
- a CDS encoding MlaE family ABC transporter permease yields the protein MDDSEPKLLQRILDPVLGFFENIGTTVSLTFQTVAWLFRPPFRASQMLAAMDYIGVQSVFLVGLTGLFSGMVVALQSVAALKQFSAEANVGGIVAVSLMREVSPVFSALMITARAGSAMAAELGNMRVTEQIDAITTMGVSPVQYLLSPRLLAGVTMGPLMCMLYSTIGMIGCYIVAVAWLGGDWGFFLRSVHDFARPRDLFMGLVKGAIFGFLIASIACRHGFFASGGARGVGMATTRAVVESCVAILVANYILTQVMLGDI from the coding sequence GTGGACGACTCCGAACCGAAGCTCTTGCAGCGGATCCTCGATCCCGTGCTCGGCTTCTTCGAGAACATCGGGACCACGGTGAGCCTCACCTTCCAGACCGTGGCCTGGCTCTTCCGCCCTCCGTTTCGGGCGAGCCAGATGCTCGCCGCGATGGATTACATCGGCGTCCAGTCGGTCTTCCTCGTGGGCCTGACCGGCCTCTTCAGCGGTATGGTCGTCGCGCTCCAGTCGGTCGCCGCGCTCAAGCAGTTCAGCGCCGAGGCGAACGTCGGCGGCATCGTGGCCGTCTCGCTCATGCGGGAGGTCTCGCCCGTCTTTTCGGCGCTCATGATCACCGCGCGGGCGGGCAGCGCCATGGCGGCCGAGCTCGGCAACATGCGCGTCACCGAGCAGATCGACGCGATTACCACGATGGGCGTGAGCCCGGTCCAGTATCTCCTTTCGCCGCGCCTGCTCGCGGGCGTCACGATGGGCCCGCTCATGTGCATGCTCTATTCGACCATCGGCATGATCGGCTGCTACATCGTGGCCGTGGCATGGCTCGGCGGCGACTGGGGTTTTTTTCTGCGCAGCGTCCACGACTTCGCCCGGCCGCGTGACCTCTTCATGGGCCTCGTGAAGGGCGCGATTTTCGGCTTTTTGATCGCTTCGATCGCCTGCCGTCACGGCTTTTTCGCCTCGGGGGGCGCGCGCGGCGTGGGCATGGCGACCACGCGCGCCGTCGTCGAGAGTTGTGTGGCGATCCTCGTGGCCAATTACATTCTCACGCAGGTCATGCTGGGAGACATCTAG
- the tsaE gene encoding tRNA (adenosine(37)-N6)-threonylcarbamoyltransferase complex ATPase subunit type 1 TsaE gives MATIVPLPTRRATIRLARAVAAALRPGDLLILSGDLGAGKTFFTRALCRALGVPSAEPITSPTFTLVHEHAGTLPIAHADLYRIGDEEELVQLGLRDQRGEGAVLVVEWGAPYAAALGGDALFVTFEVAADGTRRARIEADGVRSAALLAAATGGLGTSA, from the coding sequence TTGGCCACGATCGTCCCGCTCCCCACGCGTCGCGCCACGATCCGCCTCGCGCGGGCCGTCGCCGCCGCGCTCCGCCCGGGCGACCTCCTGATCCTCTCGGGGGACCTCGGCGCGGGCAAAACCTTCTTCACCCGCGCCCTCTGCCGCGCCCTCGGCGTCCCCTCCGCCGAACCCATCACGAGCCCCACCTTCACCCTCGTCCACGAGCACGCGGGCACCCTCCCGATCGCGCATGCGGACCTCTACCGCATCGGTGACGAGGAAGAGCTCGTGCAGCTCGGCCTCCGGGATCAGCGCGGCGAAGGCGCGGTCCTCGTCGTCGAGTGGGGCGCGCCGTATGCTGCGGCGCTTGGCGGGGATGCGCTCTTCGTCACGTTCGAGGTCGCGGCGGATGGAACGCGGCGGGCGCGGATCGAGGCGGATGGGGTTCGGTCGGCGGCGCTCCTCGCGGCGGCTACCGGGGGGCTCGGCACGTCGGCCTGA
- a CDS encoding succinate dehydrogenase, with amino-acid sequence MSEAALADQSLFAQNRRAFLLRKLHSLTGVAPVGAFMVFHLWTNAKALQGQEPFDKAVAEITHTPYLAVLEWGLILLPLLFHAGYGVKLALDAKYNVSKYKTTRNWAFTLQRVTGLLAFAFIAFHLYEYWGKKLAGKLAPEQFYPALCQNMSATVKGIPVVGLLYVLGIAASVFHFANGLWGFCFSWGVTVSRRSQQMAAAVFGVLGVAIFLLGANTAIYFSTGSSVQDMIFGKKGGSDARTCVDILQQTQKPASVGPVIE; translated from the coding sequence GTGTCCGAAGCAGCGCTTGCCGATCAATCTCTCTTCGCGCAGAACCGCCGCGCGTTTCTCCTGCGCAAGCTGCACTCGCTGACAGGCGTCGCGCCCGTCGGCGCGTTCATGGTGTTTCACCTGTGGACGAACGCCAAGGCGCTCCAGGGACAGGAGCCGTTCGACAAGGCGGTCGCAGAGATCACGCACACGCCGTACCTCGCGGTGCTGGAGTGGGGGCTGATCCTCTTGCCCCTGCTTTTCCACGCGGGTTACGGGGTCAAGCTCGCGCTCGACGCGAAGTACAACGTCTCGAAGTACAAGACCACGCGCAACTGGGCCTTCACGCTCCAGCGCGTCACGGGCCTCTTGGCCTTCGCGTTCATCGCGTTCCACCTCTACGAGTACTGGGGCAAGAAGCTCGCGGGCAAGCTCGCGCCCGAGCAGTTCTACCCCGCGCTCTGCCAGAACATGTCGGCGACGGTGAAGGGCATCCCGGTCGTGGGTCTGCTCTACGTGCTCGGCATCGCGGCGAGCGTCTTCCACTTCGCGAACGGGCTCTGGGGCTTCTGCTTCTCGTGGGGCGTGACGGTGTCGCGCCGCTCGCAGCAGATGGCCGCGGCCGTCTTCGGGGTGCTCGGCGTCGCAATCTTCCTGCTCGGCGCGAACACGGCGATCTACTTCTCCACGGGGTCCTCCGTGCAGGACATGATCTTCGGCAAGAAGGGGGGCTCCGACGCGCGCACGTGCGTCGACATCCTCCAGCAAACGCAGAAGCCCGCCTCCGTCGGGCCGGTCATCGAGTGA
- the sdhA gene encoding succinate dehydrogenase flavoprotein subunit, which produces MAAKSTIRSEGGKVRRVVVVGGGLAGLMTVIKLCEAKVPVDLISLVPVKRSHSVCAQGGINASVNTKGEGDSPQIHLEETAYGGDFLANQPPVKGMAEAAPGIVFMLDRMGVPFNRTPEGLLDFRRFGGTLFHRTAFAGATTGQQLLYALDEQVRRYEIADVVDEHGVSIPGEKMVRKFEFWDFLQAVLDDNGTCVGCIAQDLKTMQIKYFQGDAVVLATGGNGIVFGRSTMSVICTGTAASTVYQQGAVYANGEFIQVHPTAIPGADKLRLISESARGEGGRVWVPKDAKDQRNPKEIPEKERDYILERMYPGYGNLVPRDIASRAIFKTCFHEKRGVFNQKTGRNENEVYLDLTHKDEKFLRSKLAGILEIYEKFAGTDPYHNPMKVFPAVHYSMGGLWVDFEKDARGSLKAGSPRNHATSIPGLYAVGEVEYQYHGANRLGANSLLSCIYGGMVTGPSVASYQKSLAKSAFDLPKSTFEKAEKRCQDDYERILKQNQDAKNAENPFKLHQELGDMMLRDVTIERDNATLEQVLGKLSELDERVKKVASPDGSPRANQGAQFVRHLENMLVLARVIAQGAKNRDESRGAHYKPAFPKRNDPDWMRTTLAKHEQKGAVKYLREFDYTCAGQPVHVTDAVDASLVAPRERKYEQAGAASAAATGKIQQPAASEQQKSV; this is translated from the coding sequence ATGGCTGCGAAAAGCACGATCCGGAGCGAGGGGGGCAAGGTTCGAAGGGTGGTCGTCGTCGGCGGGGGCCTCGCGGGCCTCATGACGGTGATCAAGCTCTGCGAGGCGAAGGTCCCGGTGGACCTGATCTCGCTCGTCCCGGTGAAGCGCTCGCACTCGGTGTGCGCGCAAGGCGGGATCAACGCCTCCGTCAACACGAAGGGCGAGGGCGACAGCCCGCAGATCCACCTCGAAGAGACGGCCTACGGCGGCGACTTCCTGGCGAACCAGCCGCCCGTCAAGGGCATGGCCGAGGCGGCGCCGGGCATCGTCTTCATGCTCGACCGCATGGGCGTGCCCTTCAACCGCACGCCCGAAGGCCTGCTCGACTTCCGTCGCTTCGGCGGCACGCTCTTCCACCGCACGGCGTTCGCGGGCGCGACGACGGGGCAGCAGCTCCTCTACGCCCTCGACGAGCAGGTGCGCCGCTACGAGATCGCCGACGTCGTCGACGAGCACGGCGTGTCGATCCCGGGCGAGAAGATGGTCCGCAAGTTCGAGTTCTGGGACTTCCTGCAGGCCGTGCTCGACGACAACGGCACTTGTGTCGGCTGCATCGCGCAGGACCTCAAGACGATGCAGATCAAGTACTTCCAGGGCGACGCCGTCGTGCTCGCCACGGGAGGCAACGGCATCGTCTTCGGCCGCTCGACGATGAGCGTGATCTGCACGGGGACGGCCGCCTCGACGGTCTACCAGCAGGGCGCGGTCTACGCGAACGGCGAGTTCATCCAGGTGCACCCGACGGCGATCCCGGGCGCGGACAAACTCCGCCTCATCTCGGAGAGCGCGCGCGGCGAGGGCGGCCGCGTGTGGGTGCCGAAGGACGCGAAGGATCAGCGCAATCCCAAGGAGATCCCCGAGAAGGAGCGCGACTACATCCTGGAGCGCATGTACCCGGGCTACGGCAACCTCGTGCCCCGTGACATCGCTTCACGTGCCATCTTCAAAACTTGCTTCCACGAGAAGCGTGGCGTCTTCAACCAGAAGACCGGGCGCAACGAGAACGAGGTCTACCTCGACCTCACGCACAAGGACGAGAAGTTCCTCCGCTCGAAGCTCGCCGGCATCCTCGAGATCTACGAGAAGTTCGCGGGGACCGACCCGTACCACAACCCGATGAAGGTCTTCCCCGCCGTGCACTACTCGATGGGCGGCCTCTGGGTCGACTTCGAGAAGGACGCGCGTGGGTCGCTGAAGGCGGGCTCGCCGCGCAACCACGCGACGAGCATCCCCGGGCTCTACGCGGTGGGCGAGGTCGAGTACCAGTACCACGGCGCGAACCGGCTCGGAGCGAACTCGCTGCTCTCGTGCATCTACGGCGGCATGGTCACGGGCCCCTCGGTCGCGAGCTACCAGAAGAGCCTCGCGAAGAGCGCGTTCGACCTGCCGAAGTCGACCTTCGAGAAGGCCGAGAAGCGCTGCCAGGACGACTACGAGCGCATCCTCAAGCAGAACCAGGACGCGAAGAACGCCGAGAACCCCTTCAAGCTGCACCAAGAGCTCGGCGACATGATGCTGCGCGACGTGACGATCGAGCGCGACAACGCGACGCTGGAGCAGGTGCTCGGGAAGCTCTCGGAGCTCGACGAGCGGGTGAAGAAGGTCGCCAGCCCCGACGGCTCGCCGCGCGCGAACCAGGGCGCGCAGTTCGTGCGGCACCTGGAGAACATGCTGGTGCTCGCCCGCGTGATCGCGCAGGGCGCGAAGAACCGCGACGAGTCGCGCGGCGCGCACTACAAGCCCGCGTTCCCGAAGCGGAACGATCCGGACTGGATGCGCACGACGCTCGCGAAACACGAGCAGAAGGGCGCCGTGAAGTACCTGCGGGAGTTCGACTACACGTGCGCAGGGCAGCCGGTCCACGTGACCGACGCCGTCGACGCGAGCCTCGTCGCCCCGCGCGAGCGCAAGTACGAACAGGCGGGCGCCGCGAGCGCCGCCGCGACCGGGAAGATCCAGCAACCGGCTGCCTCGGAGCAGCAGAAGAGCGTTTGA